In Phocoena phocoena chromosome 11, mPhoPho1.1, whole genome shotgun sequence, one DNA window encodes the following:
- the LOC136130526 gene encoding heterogeneous nuclear ribonucleoprotein A1-like — translation MSKSESPKEPEQLRKLFIGGLSFETTDESLRSHFEQWGTLTDCVVMRDPNTKRSRGFGFVTYATVEEVDAAMNARPHKVDGRVVEPKRAVSREDSQRPGAHLTVKKIFVGGIKGDTEEHHLRDYFEQYGKIEVTEIMTDRGSGKKRGFAFVTFDDHDSVDKIVIQKYHTVNGHNCEVRKALSKQEMASASSSQRGRSGSGNFGGGRGGGFGGNDNFGRGGNFSGRGGFGGSRSGGGYGGSGDGYNGFGNDGSNFGGGGSYNDFGSYNNQSSNFGPMKGGNFGGRSSGPYGGGGQYFAKPRNQGGYGGSSSSSSYGSGRRF, via the coding sequence ATGTCTAAGTCAGAGTCACCCAAAGAGCCCGAACAGCTGCGGAAGCTCTTCATCGGAGGTTTGAGCTTTGAAACAACCGATGAGAGTCTGAGGAGCCATTTTGAGCAGTGGGGAACGCTCACAGATTGTGTGGTAATGAGGGATCCAAACACCAAGCGCTCCAGAGGCTTCGGGTTTGTCACATATGCCACTGTGGAGGAGGTGGATGCGGCCATGAATGCAAGGCCACACAAGGTGGATGGAAGAGTTGTGGAACCAAAGAGGGCGGTCTCAAGAGAAGATTCTCAAAGACCTGGTGCCCACTTaactgtgaaaaagatttttgttgGTGGCATTAAAGGAGACACTGAAGAACATCATCTAAGAGATTATTTTGAACAGTATGGGAAAATTGAAGTGACTGAAATCATGACTGACCGAGGCAGTGGCAAAAAGAGAGGCTTTGCTTTTGTAACCTTTGATGACCATGACTCTGTAGACAAGATTGTCATTCAGAAATACCACACTGTGAATGGCCACAACTGTGAAGTAAGGAAAGCCCTATCTAAGCAAGAGATGGCTAGTGCTTCATCCAGCCAAAGAGGTCGAAGTGGTTCTGGAAACTTTGGTGGTGGTCGTGGAGGTGGTTTTGGTGGGAATGACAACTTTGGTCGTGGAGGAAACTTCAGCGGTCGAGGTGGCTTTGGTGGCAGCCGCAGTGGTGGTGGAtatggtggcagtggggatggctATAATGGATTTGGTAATGATGGAAGCAATTTTGGAGGTGGTGGAAGCTACAATGATTTTGGCAGTTACAACAATCAGTCTTCAAATTTTGGACCCATgaaaggaggaaactttggagGCAGAAGTTCTGGCCCCTATGGTGGTGGAGGCCAATACTTTGCCAAACCCCGAAACCAAGGTGGCTATGGTGgttccagcagcagcagtagctatggcagtggcagaaggttttga